In Chitinophagaceae bacterium, the DNA window ATGAAACGCAGGTATTTATCCTGTAGAACATCAGAAGTTTTTTTCATGGGCACCTTCACGCGATTCAGTATTATTTTTTGTAAAGATGAAATTTCAGGTTGCAAGAATGTTGATGGAGCACAGATAAGTATCAGGAAATTTTAAAGCAATTCCATGGCTTTTTCCAACTCTTTGTCTACACCGGAAAGAGTTTCCTCTTTTGTATTTACCAGTTGAATATCCGGTTGCACGCCAATGCCTTCCAGGCTGTTTCCCGACGCATCCCTGTAATCTCCAATGCTGATAAAATAAAACCATCCGTTGGGCAGTTCACGGGCAATGTTATCAGAAAAAGCACCTGAAGTATAATCCCCTAACTGCGTTACAGTAGAAAGCTGCTGCATGGCAAGTGTGAATGTTTCTCCTGCACTTTCCGTCCAGCGTGAAGTAAGTAAAATTACCGGTTTGAGATATTGAGTTTTCCCTTCAGGTTGCACATACCATTCAAACGGTTCCGTAAAATCATTGTGCGAGGGTCCTGATTTTTTCCGCACCGTCATGTACAATGCCTGCTGCGATGCAAATCTTCCTGCCACCAATTGAGCAGTAGCATCATTGCCTCCCGGATTATCGCGAATGTCGATCACCATTCCATCAGTGTGTTGTAACTCATCCATAATCTGATCCAATGCATCTTCAAAAAAATGCTGTGAAGGAATGAAATCACCAAGGTGAAGGTAGCCGATGTTACCGGGCAATGTACCATAATCTATCGCTGCGCCGTAATGAGTGAACCCTGTCACATAATTTTCTTTTACAACATCCAGTGAAAAATCTGTCTGCACTTTCAACGTATCAAAAATTCCGGATTCAATGCGTGGTTCATTCGCGGTAGTAATAACGTACACGTGGTTATCATTCAGCGGATCAATCATGGAATGAAAGATCTCTTTTAATCCGGCATCTG includes these proteins:
- a CDS encoding S41 family peptidase → MRTQLLLLSFLSIAFASCEKTLLEPEVSNDPVSNFEALWKGYDEWYGLFDAKEIDWQETYNQYSQLVTMQTTDAGLKEIFHSMIDPLNDNHVYVITTANEPRIESGIFDTLKVQTDFSLDVVKENYVTGFTHYGAAIDYGTLPGNIGYLHLGDFIPSQHFFEDALDQIMDELQHTDGMVIDIRDNPGGNDATAQLVAGRFASQQALYMTVRKKSGPSHNDFTEPFEWYVQPEGKTQYLKPVILLTSRWTESAGETFTLAMQQLSTVTQLGDYTSGAFSDNIARELPNGWFYFISIGDYRDASGNSLEGIGVQPDIQLVNTKEETLSGVDKELEKAMELL